The following coding sequences lie in one Nakaseomyces glabratus chromosome I, complete sequence genomic window:
- the STE24 gene encoding zinc metalloprotease (CAGL0I08217g~Ortholog(s) have endoplasmic reticulum, mitochondrial outer membrane localization) gives MTVFELFASLVDSPSIPWKSIITGFCISQFAFETYLTYRQYKVLQKNQLPPVLVNEIDKETFEKSQEYSKAKAKFSVFTDLFSLVQNLAFIKYDFLPRLWHIGVKVSARILPAKYAAVSTIAQSLWFLAVLSNLSTIIGLPISYYKHFVLEEKFGFNKLTVKLWITDMIKSTVLSAAFGIPILFVFLKIFEKFQTNFLWYICLFVFVVQILAITIIPVFIMPLFNKFTPLEDGELKTSIENLAAKVGFPLDKIFVIDGSKRSSHSNAYFTGLPFTNKRIVLFDTLINESSVEEITAVLAHEIGHWQKNHIVNMLFISQVHIFAIFSLFTSVYRNVSFYKTFGFNVGFNEILNAAGSSTTVYTPDFPIIIGFMLFNDLLTPMECGMNFVMSLISRLHEYQADAYAKALGYTQNLGRALINLQIKNLSTMDVDPLYSSYHYSHPTLAERLTAIDFVNEKKKE, from the coding sequence ATGACGGTATTTGAACTCTTTGCCTCTTTGGTGGATAGCCCAAGCATCCCATGGAAATCTATAATTACTGGTTTTTGCATCAGTCAATTTGCATTTGAGACATATCTAACCTATAGACAATACAaagttcttcaaaagaATCAACTACCACCTGTTCTagttaatgaaattgataagGAAACCTTTGAAAAGTCCCAAGAATACTCCAAGGCTAAGGCCAAATTCTCAGTATTCACTGATCTGTTTTCGCTAGTCCAAAATTTGGCGTTTATTAAATATGACTTTCTACCAAGATTATGGCATATCGGTGTGAAAGTCAGTGCTCGTATACTACCTGCCAAATATGCTGCTGTGTCAACAATTGCTCAAAGTTTATGGTTCTTGGCTGTTTTGTCTAATCTGTCAACGATTATTGGCTTGCCAATCTCATACTATAAGCATTTTGTGCTTGAAGAGAAATTTGGTTTCAACAAATTGACTGTAAAGCTGTGGATAACTGATATGATAAAGAGCACTGTCTTAAGCGCTGCATTTGGTATTCCTATCTTATTTgtctttttgaaaatttttgagaaATTCCAAACTAATTTCTTGTGGTACATTTGtctatttgtttttgttgttcAGATTTTGGCTATCACTATAATTCCAGTTTTCATTATGCCATTGTTTAACAAATTCACTCCACTAGAAGACGGTGAATTGAAGACATCAATAGAAAATTTGGCTGCTAAGGTTGGCTTTCCACTAGACAAGATCTTCGTAATAGACGGTTCAAAGAGATCATCTCACTCAAATGCTTACTTCACCGGTTTACCTTTTACTAATAAGAGAATTGTCTTATTTGATACCCTAATCAATGAAAGTTCTGTGGAAGAAATCACAGCTGTTTTGGCACATGAAATAGGTCACTGGCAAAAGAACCATATTGTCAACATGCTGTTCATTAGTCAAGTGCACATTTTTGCCatcttttcattgtttACCAGTGTTTACCGTAACGTTTCTTTCTACAAGACCTTTGGTTTCAACGTTGGATTCAACGAGATTTTAAATGCTGCAGGAAGTTCTACCACTGTGTATACCCCTGATTTCCCAATTATTATTGGTTTCATGCTATTTAATGATCTTTTGACACCAATGGAATGTGGTATGAACTTTGTCATGAGCTTGATCTCCAGACTTCACGAATATCAGGCAGATGCTTATGCCAAAGCACTAGGATATACTCAAAACTTGGGTAGAGCCTTGATTAATTTGCAAATCAAGAATCTATCCACAATGGATGTTGACCCATTATACTCAAGCTATCATTATTCTCATCCAACATTAGCTGAAAGATTAACTGCTATCGACTTTGTTaatgagaagaagaaagaatga
- the RPN3 gene encoding proteasome regulatory particle lid subunit RPN3 (CAGL0I08239g~Ortholog(s) have proteasome regulatory particle, lid subcomplex localization), whose product MTTDLMDVDTPLENEMNGSKNEDVRYAEEKTMSEIIDTLKVIAKTTASLDHRYIWRALKELSKIRKNYLNQETLAILVSVLYPDHSEYKVDLLKYINEKHKSEVPHADEIRAKYPAAFYEITSDGKSLAVSAEINAFIHLLTQLYLLDNQKIIELISFNNKVVLPKILKYYNQRSLDLINSKLWFYIVMAHEQQDINGGYVDLRNEMMKALKTASLKHDNETRAMLITLILRFFLASGEIDAASDFINKVDPLTSDVSSPLEARFFFYQSKINTIQLDYSTANEYIVAAIRKAPHTKNSLGFLQQANKLSCVIQLLMGDIPELSFFHQNGMETSLKPYYHIAEAVKLGDLKKFTSTITKYKQQLIKDDNYQICVRLRSNVIKTGIRIISLTYKKISLKDICLKLHLESEQTAEYMVSRAIRDGVIEAKINHEKGYIETSEVNNTYITEDPQTVFDERIRFVNQLHDECVVAMRYPQDKKKGLNNQNHDDEYLEGDLLDDLSDFSDIDDMGFL is encoded by the coding sequence ATGACAACAGACTTAATGGATGTGGATACTCCCTTGGAGAATGAAATGAATGGAAGCAAGAATGAAGATGTCAGATACGCTGAGGAGAAGACAATGTCAGAGATAATTGATACATTAAAAGTTATCGCTAAGACCACAGCATCCCTAGACCATCGTTATATTTGGAGAGCACTAAAGGAATTGAGTAAAATTAGGAAAAACTACCTGAATCAAGAAACATTGGCTATACTAGTCTCTGTATTATATCCAGACCACTCAGAGTATAAGGTTGATTTGTTGAAGTACATAAATGAGAAGCACAAATCTGAAGTACCACACGCAGATGAAATCAGGGCAAAATACCCAGCAGCTTTCTATGAGATAACTTCTGATGGAAAATCTTTGGCAGTTTCAGCGGAAATCAATGCATTTATTCATTTATTGACCCAACTCTACTTGTTAGACAATCAGAAAATCATAGAGCTTATTTCCTTTAACAACAAAGTTGTGTTACCAAAGattttaaaatattacaaCCAAAGATCGTTAGATTTAATCAATTCAAAACTATGGTTTTATATAGTAATGGCGCATGAACAACAAGACATTAACGGAGGTTATGTTGATCTTCGCAATGAAATGATGAAGGCTCTAAAGACGGCATCTTTGAAGCATGATAACGAAACTCGGGCGATGCTGATCACTTTGATTTTGAGATTCTTCTTAGCCTCAGGTGAAATAGATGCTGCGTCGGATTTTATCAATAAAGTTGATCCTTTGACTTCTGATGTCTCTAGTCCTTTGGAGGCcagatttttcttctacCAATCTAAAATCAACACCATACAATTAGACTACTCAACTGctaatgaatatattgttgCCGCCATAAGAAAAGCACCTCATACAAAAAACAGTTTAGGTTTCTTACAACAAGCAAACAAATTATCATGTGTTATTCAACTCTTAATGGGTGATATTCCTGAGTTATCCTTCTTTCACCAAAATGGGATGGAGACATCTTTGAAACCTTATTACCATATCGCAGAGGCTGTCAAATTAGGTGATTTAAAGAAGTTTACTTCGACTATcacaaaatacaaacaaCAACTAATAAAGGATGACAATTATCAAATTTGTGTTAGATTAAGGTCCAATGTTATAAAGACAGGTATCAgaattatttctttgacCTACAAGAAGATTTCATTGAAGGATATATGTCTGAAGTTACATCTAGAGTCAGAACAAACTGCCGAATATATGGTATCGAGAGCTATTAGAGATGGTGTTATTGAAGCTAAGATTAACCATGAAAAGGGCTACATAGAGACCTCAGAGGTGAACAACACCTATATTACTGAAGATCCACAAACGGTATTTGATGAAAGAATTAGGTTTGTCAATCAACTTCATGACGAATGTGTTGTGGCAATGAGATACCCGCAGGATAAGAAGAAAGGGTTGAACAATCAAAACCATGACGATGAATATCTTGAAGGCGATCTGCTAGATGATTTGTCTGATTTTTCTGACATTGATGATATGGGTTTCTTGTAA
- the SRB4 gene encoding Srb4p (CAGL0I08261g~Ortholog(s) have RNA polymerase II core promoter sequence-specific DNA binding, activating transcription factor binding, transcription factor activity, core RNA polymerase II recruiting activity), whose product MTQLTENTDELHSIRLAIDPNLITLPIGSKSTSPHSNSTSDGNPESHNTENEEVDNKAGSLPPEQFSNNSAKLIVNPYEKYGRMSLGQLIPLISQQRGPNFKFADINEDILKQELAIENDNGKQESKDDTKAEDGIDTMDIDQNDNSEANTNDIGYNEWSNEPKEDTGILDNTQDTNINGEMESQLTQEEFNKIRKVMLEHINMAMNESSLAMEFVSLLLSPVRESTAVSSMSPFLKKTVNPGSLNSEKVKMPAVSRRDKLSLSILSRGWKLRALNEARAILKKNFTEISSSLKQEHHYWSSIAYNISNKDVLFKIRDKQTTKRSLGLKYGYEDSGSTFRNDRGTAILRGTDEANGLELIPLTLGRTSTVGSVYKGGKFLRVRIFTKIESEGDYILSGESSLDKLFKNHSENSDSKNDDVRLQISKLKFFIFEQELMHQLKKECAYLISYGVTVENEHKIVIELPNEKFEIEYLSLDDDSVVNHEQDAPKANDRRANLMLVTLRMLLIVIYKKNLRQKMVSNTRKHIASTEKDILLIRPLLGKMRHSNHKKLIRKILKECVLEVVPDTELQERSIQSLDKEDFETFDLQDAHIVKLTKDINAFRNVLDVGKTEFTIDMKQSGKLSLILESPNYCNAQVSIKYDNQTSNTHFNTVSTEFKEVEEFLHFLISTYVNPE is encoded by the coding sequence ATGACGCAGCTAACCGAAAATACAGATGAATTGCATAGCATTAGGTTGGCTATAGATCCCAATTTGATCACATTACCAATAGGATCAAAGTCAACCTCGCCACACTCAAATTCGACTTCTGATGGTAATCCAGAATCACATAATACTGAGAACGAAGAAGTTGATAATAAAGCTGGTAGCCTGCCACCAGAACAATTTAGTAACAATAGTGCTAAGTTAATTGTAAATCCTTATGAAAAATATGGTAGGATGAGTCTAGGACAATTGATACCATTGATATCTCAACAAAGAGGaccaaatttcaaatttgcTGATATTAATGAAGACATATTAAAACAGGAATTAGCAATCGAAAACGATAATGGGAAACAAGAATCAAAAGATGATACAAAAGCTGAAGATGGCATAGATACAATGGATATCGACCAAAATGATAATTCAGAGGCCAATACAAATGATATAGGCTATAATGAATGGTCTAATGAGCCAAAGGAAGATACTGGCATATTAGACAATACACAAGATACTAATATCAATGGCGAGATGGAATCTCAATTAACTCAAGAAGaattcaataaaattagaaaagtAATGCTGGAACATATCAATATGGCAATGAATGAGTCTTCATTAGCAATGGAGTTTGTCAGTCTATTACTTTCGCCGGTAAGGGAATCAACAGCGGTATCATCTATGTCaccatttttgaagaaaactgTGAATCCAGGCTCATTAAATAGTGAGAAGGTTAAAATGCCTGCTGTGTCGCGTCGAGATAAACTGTCGTTATCAATTTTAAGTCGTGGATGGAAGCTTCGCGCACTCAATGAGGCACGAGCtatattgaagaaaaatttcacaGAAATATCGAGCTCTTTAAAACAGGAACATCACTATTGGAGTAGCATAGCGTACAATATCAGTAACAAGGATGTTTTGTTTAAAATTAGGGACAAGCAAACAACGAAGAGATCACTAGGCCTCAAATATGGATATGAGGATTCAGGATCGACTTTCAGAAATGATAGAGGAACTGCAATTCTTCGTGGGACTGATGAAGCAAATGGCCTGGAACTTATTCCCTTAACATTAGGAAGAACAAGTACAGTTGGCAGTGTATATAAAGGCGGTAAATTTTTGAGAGTACGAATATTTACGAAGATTGAATCTGAGGGTGATTATATTTTGAGCGGTGAGAGTAGCCTTGACAAGTTATTCAAGAATCACAGTGAGAACAGCGATTCTAAGAATGATGATGTCAGATTGCAAATCTCAAAATTAaagttcttcatctttgaaCAAGAACTTATGcatcaattgaagaaagaatgCGCTTATCTCATATCATATGGTGTAACAGTAGAGAATGAACataaaattgttattgAGTTACCAAACGAGAAGTTTgaaatagaatatttgaGTTTAGATGATGATTCAGTAGTGAACCATGAACAAGATGCCCCCAAAGCCAATGATAGAAGAGCCAATCTAATGTTGGTGACTTTACGCATGCTTTTGATTGTCATCTACAAGAAAAACTTAAGACAGAAGATGGTATCAAACACCAGGAAACATATAGCAAGCACGGAAAAAGACATTTTGTTAATAAGACCATTGCTAGGTAAAATGAGACACTCTAATCATAAGAAACTGATACGCAAGATATTAAAGGAATGCGTTCTCGAAGTAGTTCCAGACACGGAGTTGCAGGAGCGTTCCATTCAAAGCTTAGATAAAGAAGACTTTGAAACGTTTGACTTACAAGATGCTCATATTGTGAAATTGACTAAGGACATCAATGCTTTCCGAAATGTTCTGGACGTTGGGAAAACTGAGTTTACTATAGATATGAAGCAAAGTGGCAAGCTATCATTGATTCTGGAATCTCCAAACTATTGTAATGCCCAGGTATCGATAAAGTATGATAACCAAACGAGTAATACCCATTTTAATACTGTGTCAACGGAATTTAAAGAGGTTGAAGAGTTTCTTCACTTCTTGATTTCAACCTACGTAAATCCTGAGTAA
- the PRO3 gene encoding pyrroline-5-carboxylate reductase (CAGL0I08283g~Putative gamma-glutamyl phosphate reductase), whose product MTYTLTILGCGVMGQAVLSAIYKAPKATSVIKALYPSKIITCNHDEPSAQQVTDLISTFETSPNGIEVVSTYGKNVEAVKQSDVIILGTKPFLAEQVLNGVKDVTSGKLIISLAAGWTIGQLQAYTPSVSRVMTNTPAKYGYGCAVVSHSPQVTEDQKSLVSELISHVGKYVELPEKNMDAATALVGSGPAFVLLVLESLMESGIKMGIPLKESTECALKVLEGTAKMVEESGVHPSVLKHQVCTPGGTTIAGLCVMEDKGVKSGIIRGVEEAARVAAELGKK is encoded by the coding sequence ATGACATACACTTTAACCATTCTAGGATGCGGTGTGATGGGCCAAGCCGTTCTTTCTGCCATTTACAAGGCACCAAAGGCAACCTCTGTCATCAAGGCTTTATATCCATCTAAGATTATTACCTGTAACCATGATGAACCAAGTGCTCAACAAGTTACCGACCTTATCTCAACTTTTGAGACTTCCCCTAATGGAATCGAAGTCGTCTCTACCTATGGCAAGAATGTCGAAGCAGTGAAGCAATCTGATGTTATCATTTTGGGTACCAAGCCATTTCTGGCAGAGCAAGTATTGAACGGTGTTAAAGACGTTACTAGTGGCAAGTTGATCATCTCATTGGCTGCTGGCTGGACAATTGGTCAATTACAGGCGTACACACCATCTGTCTCCAGAGTCATGACTAATACACCAGCTAAGTACGGTTATGGTTGTGCTGTAGTTTCTCATTCTCCTCAGGTTACAGAAGACCAGAAGTCATTGGTCAGCGAACTAATTAGCCATGTTGGGAAGTACGTTGAACTACCAGAGAAGAATATGGATGCTGCCACAGCACTTGTAGGCTCAGGTCCAGCGTTTGTCCTATTGGTGTTGGAGTCTCTAATGGAGAGTGGTATTAAGATGGGTATCCCATTGAAGGAGAGCACCGAGTGTGCGTTGAAAGTGCTAGAAGGTACTGCAAAGATGGTTGAAGAATCTGGTGTTCACCCAAGTGTTCTAAAGCACCAAGTCTGCACACCTGGAGGCACCACAATTGCAGGATTGTGTGTCATGGAAGACAAAGGTGTCAAGAGTGGTATCATCAGAGGTGTCGAAGAAGCTGCGAGAGTTGCTGCCGAACTGGGTAAGAAATGA